A genomic region of Ammospiza nelsoni isolate bAmmNel1 chromosome 3, bAmmNel1.pri, whole genome shotgun sequence contains the following coding sequences:
- the RHOB gene encoding rho-related GTP-binding protein RhoB gives MAAIRKKLVVVGDGACGKTCLLIVFSKDEFPEVYVPTVFENYVADIEVDGKQVELALWDTAGQEDYDRLRPLSYPDTDVILMCFSVDSPDSLENIPEKWVPEVKHFCPNVPIILVANKKDLRNDEHVRNELARMKQEPVRTEDGRAMAIRIQAYDYLECSAKTKEGVREVFETATRAALQKRYGTQNGCINCCKVL, from the coding sequence ATGGCTGCCATCCGCAAGAAACTGGTGGTGGTGGGGGACGGTGCCTGTGGCAAGACTTGCCTCCTCATCGTCTTCAGCAAGGACGAGTTTCCCGAGGTCTACGTGCCCACCGTCTTCGAGAACTACGTGGCGGACATCGAGGTGGACGGCAAGCAGGTGGAGCTGGCCCTGTGGGACACGGCCGGCCAGGAGGACTATGACCGCCTGCGTCCGCTTTCCTACCCGGACACCGATGTCATCCTCATGTGCTTCTCTGTGGACAGCCCGGACTCGCTGGAGAACATCCCGGAGAAGTGGGTGCCCGAAGTCAAGCACTTCTGCCCCAATGTCCCCATCATCCTGGTGGCCAACAAGAAGGACCTGCGGAACGACGAGCACGTTCGGAACGAGCTGGCCCGCATGAAGCAGGAGCCGGTGCGCACCGAGGACGGCCGGGCCATGGCCATTCGCATCCAGGCCTACGACTACCTGGAGTGCTCGGCCAAAACCAAGGAGGGTGTCCGGGAGGTCTTCGAGACTGCCACCcgggcagccctgcagaagcGCTACGGCACCCAGAACGGCTGCATCAACTGCTGCAAAGTGCTATAG